From Virgibacillus natechei, the proteins below share one genomic window:
- the smc gene encoding chromosome segregation protein SMC, giving the protein MYLKRLESVGFKSFAERINVEFVPGVTAVVGPNGSGKSNITDAIRWVLGEQSARSLRGSVMEDIIFQGSDTRKPLNVAEVTLVLDNQDDALPLDYKEISVTRRVYRSGDSEFYINKQACRLKDIVDLFMDSGLGRESFSIISQGKVEEILSSKAEERRAIFEEAAGVLKYKQRKKKAEYKLAETQENLNRVEDIIYEIEQQIDPLEQQAKTAKKYIALKEQLKQNEITLLVTEIEGLHKEWEVLLNELEKEKKDEIKLKTFIQQKEAGLEKERQEVHNLDESIEKLQTSLLATTEELERFEGKKQLLHERTKHFAENKQKLETQRNDTIAQIEALKDERSNEKQKLTELQAIKQKTKQNVEQLEEKLLIDKENIAEKIEDRKSEYIEYLNSQAAKRNEKQSIQQQLQQLSGKKGKQEEKFRDVLDLRKELNENLDKTQADFMSEEEHYRKKNMLIKQLKEDLEYERNQFQELQTKLYQGYQHIEKLRSRKEMLEEMKEDFQGFFHGVKAVLKAREENTLTRIHGAVIELVDVPQDYITAIETALGGQAQHIVVNDDEAGRRAITWLKKTNNGRATFLPLGSIKERFITKDVLKQIENHDGFVGIAANLVKTDATYQTAVTHLLGHIVIANTLKDANEIAKLAMRRYRIVTLDGDVVNPGGAMSGGAKKKTNQSLFTREKDLEDISEKLNEFVSRTTTFEQKVDKQKQKIIDIEKNLEAEERSIVSTQHALDEKRSAYKEVEMKIASFNDNLALYDQETKQFGQDIQELESRDELLNQALDEIKNKLVTVQEEINILTNQEAAFKETKEQLQSDLHDNRVTLAEQEEREKNQREKTNAVQKQLVEQEEKYEAYSSDLHALIQTNEMEETEAEIDQTIHAKKNEKAELTNSIQAKRSNRLERTKLIQDQERELKEESKKHQDFLQAIQQKEVKANRFDVELENHLSHLQNEYTITFEKAKQTYNKSDDMGETKNIVEQLKYRIEQLGTVNTGSIDEYERISERYTFLDEQRNDLVEAKQTLYAVIGEMDEEMKKRFEEIFTQVKGEFQVVFQELFGGGHADLKLTDPNNLLDTGVDIVAQPPGKKLQHLGLLSGGERALTAIALLFSILRVRPVPFCVLDEVESALDEANVTRFAKYVKMHSKNTQFIVITHRKGTMEETDVLYGVTMQESGVSRLVSVRLEETKELIQS; this is encoded by the coding sequence ATGTATCTAAAACGGCTGGAAAGTGTGGGCTTTAAATCATTTGCTGAAAGAATAAATGTTGAATTTGTTCCAGGTGTAACAGCAGTTGTGGGCCCTAACGGCAGTGGTAAGAGTAATATAACCGATGCAATCCGTTGGGTACTCGGAGAACAGTCAGCAAGGTCTCTACGTGGCTCCGTAATGGAAGACATTATATTCCAGGGTAGTGATACAAGAAAACCGTTAAATGTAGCTGAAGTGACGCTAGTTCTTGATAACCAGGACGATGCATTACCGCTTGATTATAAAGAGATAAGTGTAACAAGACGTGTATATCGTTCAGGAGATAGCGAGTTTTATATAAATAAACAAGCATGTAGATTAAAGGATATAGTAGATTTATTTATGGACTCTGGGCTTGGTCGGGAATCCTTTTCAATCATTAGCCAAGGGAAAGTGGAAGAAATTTTAAGCTCAAAAGCAGAAGAAAGACGTGCAATCTTTGAAGAAGCTGCTGGGGTTTTAAAATATAAACAACGGAAAAAGAAAGCAGAATATAAACTTGCAGAAACACAAGAAAATTTAAATAGAGTGGAAGATATTATCTATGAAATAGAGCAGCAAATTGATCCACTGGAACAGCAAGCAAAAACAGCCAAAAAATATATAGCACTTAAGGAACAACTGAAGCAAAATGAAATAACACTTCTTGTTACAGAAATAGAAGGGCTTCACAAAGAATGGGAAGTACTTTTGAATGAATTAGAAAAAGAGAAGAAGGACGAAATTAAGCTTAAGACGTTTATTCAGCAAAAGGAAGCAGGTTTGGAAAAAGAACGTCAAGAAGTACATAATCTAGACGAATCAATTGAGAAATTACAAACGAGCTTGTTAGCTACAACAGAAGAACTTGAACGATTTGAAGGTAAAAAACAGCTGCTTCATGAACGGACAAAACATTTTGCAGAAAACAAGCAAAAGCTTGAAACACAACGAAATGACACAATTGCTCAAATCGAAGCATTAAAAGATGAGCGTTCAAATGAGAAGCAGAAATTAACTGAATTACAGGCCATTAAACAGAAAACAAAACAGAATGTAGAGCAATTAGAAGAAAAACTTCTGATAGATAAAGAAAATATTGCTGAAAAGATTGAAGATAGGAAATCGGAATATATTGAATACCTAAACAGCCAAGCAGCAAAGCGAAACGAAAAACAATCAATTCAACAACAATTACAGCAATTATCAGGTAAGAAAGGGAAACAAGAGGAGAAATTCCGTGATGTATTAGATTTGAGAAAAGAATTAAACGAAAATCTAGACAAAACGCAAGCTGATTTCATGTCAGAAGAAGAACATTATAGAAAAAAAAACATGTTAATAAAACAGTTAAAAGAGGATTTGGAATATGAACGAAATCAATTCCAAGAATTACAAACGAAGCTATATCAAGGTTATCAGCATATTGAAAAGTTAAGATCCAGAAAAGAAATGCTTGAAGAAATGAAAGAGGATTTTCAAGGGTTTTTTCATGGTGTTAAAGCAGTGCTTAAAGCTCGGGAGGAAAACACGTTAACGCGAATACATGGCGCCGTCATAGAATTAGTTGATGTTCCTCAAGATTATATTACTGCAATTGAAACAGCGTTGGGTGGTCAAGCCCAGCATATTGTGGTCAATGACGATGAAGCAGGACGAAGGGCGATAACGTGGTTAAAGAAAACAAATAATGGGCGTGCGACATTTTTACCTTTAGGGTCGATTAAGGAAAGATTTATAACGAAAGATGTTTTAAAACAAATTGAAAATCATGATGGCTTTGTTGGTATTGCTGCAAATCTTGTGAAAACAGATGCGACTTATCAAACAGCTGTTACACATTTATTGGGTCATATCGTCATTGCAAATACATTAAAGGATGCAAATGAAATTGCAAAACTGGCCATGAGACGATATCGGATAGTTACACTCGATGGGGATGTTGTCAACCCGGGTGGAGCAATGTCCGGTGGGGCAAAAAAGAAAACAAATCAATCACTATTTACAAGGGAAAAAGATTTAGAAGACATATCGGAGAAATTAAATGAATTTGTGAGCCGGACTACAACTTTTGAGCAGAAAGTAGATAAACAAAAACAAAAAATCATCGACATAGAAAAAAACTTGGAAGCGGAAGAACGCTCTATTGTTTCCACACAGCATGCATTGGATGAAAAGCGCTCAGCATATAAGGAAGTGGAAATGAAGATTGCTTCATTTAATGATAATCTTGCGTTATATGATCAGGAAACGAAGCAGTTTGGTCAAGATATTCAAGAATTAGAGTCCCGTGATGAGCTGTTGAATCAAGCGTTAGACGAAATAAAAAATAAATTAGTAACGGTACAAGAAGAGATCAATATACTGACTAATCAAGAAGCTGCGTTTAAAGAAACGAAGGAGCAACTGCAAAGTGACTTACATGATAATCGAGTTACGCTGGCTGAGCAGGAAGAGCGGGAAAAAAATCAACGCGAAAAAACAAATGCAGTACAAAAGCAGTTAGTAGAGCAAGAGGAGAAATATGAAGCATACAGCTCTGACCTGCATGCGCTAATTCAAACGAACGAAATGGAAGAAACAGAAGCAGAGATCGATCAAACAATTCATGCTAAAAAAAATGAAAAAGCAGAGTTGACAAATTCGATTCAAGCTAAACGTTCAAACCGGTTAGAGCGCACAAAGTTAATCCAGGATCAAGAAAGAGAATTAAAAGAAGAAAGCAAGAAACACCAGGATTTTTTACAAGCTATTCAACAAAAGGAAGTAAAGGCAAATAGGTTTGATGTTGAATTGGAAAATCATTTGTCGCATTTACAAAATGAATATACGATTACCTTCGAAAAAGCAAAACAAACGTATAATAAATCAGATGATATGGGAGAAACAAAAAACATCGTTGAGCAATTGAAATATAGAATAGAGCAATTAGGAACAGTAAATACTGGATCAATTGATGAATATGAGCGCATTTCAGAGCGCTATACATTCTTAGATGAACAGCGAAATGACCTAGTCGAAGCCAAACAAACGCTGTATGCTGTTATCGGAGAAATGGATGAAGAAATGAAAAAAAGATTTGAGGAGATTTTCACGCAAGTTAAGGGAGAATTTCAAGTTGTATTCCAGGAATTATTCGGGGGTGGACATGCCGATTTGAAGTTGACCGATCCAAATAACTTACTAGACACAGGTGTGGACATCGTGGCGCAGCCACCTGGGAAAAAACTTCAGCATTTAGGTTTATTATCAGGAGGGGAACGAGCATTAACGGCAATTGCATTGCTTTTTTCTATATTGCGTGTTCGTCCTGTTCCATTCTGTGTTCTGGACGAAGTTGAATCAGCACTTGATGAAGCGAATGTTACTCGATTTGCGAAATATGTGAAAATGCATAGTAAAAACACACAATTCATTGTGATTACTCATCGAAAAGGTACAATGGAAGAGACGGATGTTCTATATGGTGTAACCATGCAGGAATCGGGTGTGTCGCGGTTGGTATCTGTACGATTGGAAGAAACGAAAGAGTTAATCCAATCCTAA